In the genome of Arachis hypogaea cultivar Tifrunner chromosome 9, arahy.Tifrunner.gnm2.J5K5, whole genome shotgun sequence, the window CGTGTGGCACTCTCTGTCCCTCACAGCCTCACTCCACCAATTACCAGAGGCagagtcttcttcttcttcatcattccTCAATTTCTCACAGACGGTGACATGGGGAGAAGAAACGGGGGAAGGCCACTGTTCGGAACTCTCCGTCGTCGATTGGATTCGTGCAAGTCCCGCTACACCACCGTCGATGACATCGTTAACCACCTCCGCTCCACTTACCCCGATTACCAGCGCACCAAGCAGCAAGCCCTCACTCGATTAGTTCAACAAGTCCTCGAGCCACGTGCCAAACCCGCGGCGCCCAAAGTCTCTCCCACGCGCAGGGTTCATGATGACGACGAAGACGATGACGAAGAAGGAGGTCGAAGCGCGCCGCGAAGGAGACGGAATACAATCGACCAAGGCGAAGAAAGGTTGCAGAAGATGGAGGCTTTGCACCTGCGAAAAAGGATGCAGGGAGAAGAGGAAGCTCAGGGTTCTGCATCTACGTCCTCTGCTTCAAGCTCGAGCGCGTCCGGGAGCAGCGGcagtgaggaggaggaggatgatgatgatgatgaagcagTATCTATGTCGACATCGGAGGACGCAATTTACGGGGAGAAGTACGAACCTGCTTTCGATTTGATGAAGACGATGCTGCGGAATAAGTACACTCCCAAAAAGGATGATAAtgtgaggaagaagaagccagTTGTGGAGGATAAGAACGTTGAATTGGAGGTGGCCAATAATAGCAAGGTTACTAACGAGCTTTGTGCTGTGAACGGAGGCAGAGGCGAAGCGAAAGCTGCTGTGAAGGATGTGAATTCAAAGGGTTCCGTTTCGAATGGCACCGGTGGTGGTGGCAGCGATGTTGAATTGAAACAGAAGACGGGACCCAGGTTCAGTGATTTGGGTGGAATGCAGGATGTTTTGGAGGAGCTGATGGAAGTGATCGTGCCATTGTATCGTTCCGAGTTGCCAAGAGAGCTGGGTGTTACTCCTACTACTGGAATCTTGCTGCATGGGCCACCTGGTTGTGGCAAGACCACACTGGCTCACGCCATAGCTAATGAGACCGGTCTTCCCTTCTATCAGATATCAGCTACTGAATTGGTTTCAGGAGTCTCAGGTATTTCATAATAATTTCCTTCCTTAAACTTGAGGTTTCATTTCTCATGTTCGTAGATCAGTATTAGGGACCAACCACAGGCATTATTTGTGATgatagggattagggtttaggaaTTAGACATATTATTGATAGACATTGTGAAATTGTTGCGCTTGTTCTTGTCAGATTAATCCTAAAGAATTTGATCTTTCTTCGAAAAATGGAGTTTCAAATTAGTGCTTATTACAAATTAGTGTCCTTGAAGGGGAGCCTTGGAGCAACAGTTGAGTTATGCTGTGGAAACTATATTAGGTTAGGCCTCGCACATTATACCCTTTGGGTGCGGCCCTTTCCCGGACCCTACGTTAATGCAGGATACTTGTGCACCAAGCTGCCTTTTACAAATTAGTGTCCTTGCTTGTTATTATTGCTTATTTTCATCCCTATTGTCCAATGAATTCTTAAGGTGCATCTGAAGAGAATATTAGAGAGCTTTTCACTAAAGCATATAGGACTGCCCCATCAATCGTCTTCATTGATGAGATTGATTCAATTGCTTCGAAAAGAGATAATTTACAACGAGAGATGGAGAAGAGAATTGTAACACAGTTACTGGTTAGCATGGATCAATCAAGTAGCTGTATGCAATCCGCTAATGATTCGGACAGTTCTAAAGTTCATTCTGGCCATGTTCTTGTAATTGGAGCAACAAATAGGCCTGATGCTCTTGACCCGGCCTTGAGAAGGCCTGGGCGGTTTGATCGTGAGATTGTTGTTGGCATTCCTGATGAATCTTCAAGAGAGCATATCCTTACGATGCTTACACGCAATCTTAAACTTGAGGGTTCATTGGATCTTAAACATATAGCAAGATCTACGCCAGGATACGTCAGTGCTGATTTGGTAGCTGTGGTTAAGGAGGCTGGTAATTTGGCAATAAAGAGAATCCTTTCTAGAAGGAAATGGGAACTATCTCAGGGTCTTACAAGGTGTCTTGGAGACTGGTGGAAGGAACCTTGGTCTCATGAAGATGTGGATAAGCTTTTTTGCACAATGTCTGATTTTCAGGTTCCCTAGATTTGTTTACTTTGtcttattattgtttttataATGTTATTATAATTGTTAAAAATGTTACTCATATTTATGGGGTATTCATGCAGGAAGCAGTGAAAAAGGTGCAACCTTCATTAAGAAGAGAGGGCTTCTCATCCGTTCCCAATGTGAAATGGGAAGATGTTGGGGGCCTTGATTGTTTAAAGGAGGAGTTTGAATCCAGTATAATAAGGCCGATAAAATATCCCGAGGTTTATCAGGTATTTTTCCGAAGCACACTTTATTTTCTTGTCCTAAAGTCTAACCTAGAGAAAACTTGCTATTAGATTAAACAAGCTTCCTTGTCCATATAATAGGCTTTCGTATTCTCTGAGAATTGGTTTGATAGCAGTCTCTTAATTCTTGCACTAATTGCACTTTGTCATttgaaaagtgatgaattgattTTTGCCCTCCCCTCTTTCCGTTGAAAATAGTGGTTAGTTTAATTTCATTGGTTGATGAATGTTATTGGGTTTATCTATTTCAGACATTTGAGGTGGTAAATGAGACGGGAATTTTGCTTTTTGGGCCCCCTGGTTGCGGTAAAACTCTTATTGCCAAAGCTGTTGCCAACGAGGCAGGAGCTAATTTCATTCATATTAAGGTCTATCTAAATACTTCATCTTTTGTTATTGATTTTTGGTTTTGCTTTACTGAAACGTACACTATATCGAATAAACCCTTATTTTAAGTTGCTTTTGTTGAATTATTCAGGGGCCTGAACTCTTAAATAAATTTGTTGGAGAAAGTGAGCGAGAAGTTCGACGAGTGTTTAGTCGTGCAAGGGCATGTTCACCCTGTATAGTATTTTTTGACGAGGTTGGTAATTTTATCACTTAATGAATGTTCACTATAATATTTTACACGATTTTATCTGAATTAACTATAAAAGTATATGTTAACTATAAAAGTCATTTCCTGTGTTTCTAATTATTCATTGTTAAGTGCAAGTATATGTGCTAGAGGGGAGGGAAGCTTTAAACAAGTTATGCGGCTTATCTGTTAACTTATTTTGCTTATACAGAGAGTGCTAATTTTGATTACGTTTGTGCAATTTTTTTAGAATGTTGTGTAAGGATCCCAATACTGAGTTAGTTAGAGAAGTTAGTCACTATAAATGAAAGGTAGGAGAATTATTTAGTCTCTTGGGAGAATTTGAGACCAACTCTTGAATTGTGGTTTCTTACTTGTATTCtgttactttgatttgggaataatACCTGTTCTTTATTactatttttaatcaattttaggTGGATGCTCTATCAACCAAACGTGATTCGGAAGGTGGATCGGTAGTCGAACGAGTAGTGAACCAGGTCAAACAATTACCAATTATTGGATAAATAATTCTCATGTTGGTATTGTACTACTGATTTAATTCTGTTATTAAAAAATGACACCATTGTTTGCAATTGTAGTTACTTATTGAGCTAAATGGTGGTGACCAGCGCCAAGGTGTTTTTGTTATTGGTGCTACAAATAGGTAAAATTTTGTTCACCATACctaattagttatttttcttcCCTTCTCATTGCACTGAAGTAAACTTCTCACTTTTCAGGCCCGATGTGATGGATGAGGCTCTCCTCCGTTCTGGTAGACTTGGTAAATTTCTTTACGTTCCTGTGCCGAACGCCGACCAGCGATTTTCAATATTGAAAGCTCTTGCAAGGAAGAAGCCTGCTGATTCTACTGTGGATTTGAGAGCCATAGCTGAAGCTTGTGAAAATTTTAGTGGCGCAGACCTTGCTGCATTGGTTTGTCTCTTCTATATCTTTTTCAGCTTGTTTTTAATCACTTTATCAAGTTATTTGTAAGAAAGGAGGAATAATTGGGGGAAGTTATGATTTTCTTGATACAGATGAATGAAGCAGCTAAAGCTGCTGTCAATGAGAAATTGACCTCAGTTGAAGCTACTAGTGATACTAATACATACATGCCAAGGCATTTTGAGATAGCACTTACTAAAGTCTCTCCCTCCGTGTCTCCCGCGGTATGGCCCATTCTTCTATGTATATTTCTTTCACACATTAAAGCTGCTATCTTACTGCAGAAATGTTGGAACTTGTTTCACTTGTTTGGATCAGGAAAGGCGAAGGTATGAGCGTTTGGCAGAGCGCTTTAAAGTATCATGAGGATCCATGGCACTGGCTATTCTGAGAAATATTATACTTGGAgttcaaatggagttcaaatgTTTATTgtggtttgttttaattttatcttagtGATCTCCCTATGTTTTGCTCTTTTGTTTAtaagtttaatattttatttcgGAAAATTAATATTGCCACTCTAATTTTGATAATACGACtctgttttttttaatataaattaatgcaaatatacaatacaaaaaaatcatacatAGAGTAGCATTATCAAAAATAGGAGTGGATTTATTATTTCCCATTATTTAGATGAAGTTGTTTTCTCCTAAAGACAAtagatgaaaattaaattattagataGCTTAACATTTTCATTAAATGATTATTTAACgggtttttattattatctttacaAGAATACAATTTcatagcaataatttgcttttaTTTATCAAACAAAAAATGGGAGATTGCCTTTGATATCTAAACTTTTATTCAAtaacaagaaaaagtaatataAGAATTTATCGTTTCATATTTTCTGATTAATTCATTAATATTTACGTTTTACCATAAAAAGATGTGTAATCTGAATTGACCCCCTTTTTTTAATCATTATTCCAAGTTTCCAacgagtgtttttttttttttaacaaaacctCACATTAGGAggggaaaaaaaaataataaactccCTAAAACTTAGGTTCATGAAGATTTCATATCCTAAACTTCTAAAATGTATAATTTGTTTTTTGATGTTGAAGTGTACAAGTTGAAAGGACCTTATATTAATATTTCTTGTAAAGAAaaatttattgcttttgaaatAATGTATAATTTGAAAGCTCGcggtataatttaaaatattcacAAGTTAAAGTtcaatgaattatttttttttttggtgaaagtTCAATGAATTAATtggattttccttttattttctattgtatgGAATAATAAATTagatagttaaataaaataattgggtGGGTAAGTGCATTGCATTGAAATGATATTAGACGAGCACAAGTATAGTTAACAACTTGGTGACTGTGTTGGCACAAACCCTGAAAAGGTATACTTGAGAACAGTTACACCGAAGTTTCAAACTCTTATTGATCTTTCAGTTATCGAGATTTTATCAAGGCATGCTTTTGATGAATACTACCTTGGTCAAAGAGATAGTGCTGAGTTTTGGACTCTGATGTTTATGCTTTAGAAGCTTTTAAGAAGTTTGGGAACAAGTTGGcggaaattgaaggaattctgatTCAAAGGAACAATGGGAGAGTTTTAAAAACAGAGTTGGACCTGTTACTATAGGCCTTATACTCTCCTCTATCCTACAAGTGCCTAAGTGAGGCAGGTTTAACTTTCAAGGAAATTCCTAATAGTATCTCCATCTAGAACTAGAAACAAATAAtatggtaaagtatatttttttctctttaaacttagtcaaaaatttaaaaatatttctaagttctatttggttttaattttgttcttaaaattttttatttacatcaaatatatctCTGACagctagatttttaaaaaatttaggataAATCTAATAATAATGCATAATAACTATGTCTGATTTAATTTGTTTGTATTCaaagtaaactaccatttctactcacaaaagttgaaaacgctgacacaTCTACTcataaaaaaaggaaattaccatttgtacccataaaacatgagttttatataacaaaattatccaaacactaaaaaatcacataaaaattccaaattacccttatcttcaccaccacttttctaatctcaaatcccacCACCACCCAAACTCTTCTTCACCACCACTCTCATTCCCAACTACCACCACCACAACCAGCTCGCCGCCCTTCCCTTCGACGACAATACTCCCACTTCGTCCTCCTCCACCACCTCCGTCTCATCGGTCACGCTCCCAGACCCTTCCCCTCGCCTCGCCGCCATCGTTTTCCTCCACCACGCCATCCTCTACCCTCACAAATATCTTCTCGTTACTCACTCTGCTCACTTTCTCTCCCAAGGTCTCTTCCAACTCCTCTCCGACAAGTAAGTTAAACCCTAATCCCCACTCtccaattttcaattttaaaaaaatttcccaATTCTCCGATAAAAATTTCATCTTTTGTCGTTCTTTGCTTTAGGTTGTATGAGGTTAGGCAAGCGGCGTTGTAGCGTACGGTGCACTATGTGCAGTGATATGTTTGGTTTTCGTGACATCAAACGGGAGATAGAATCATGTTATACTTGGTGGTTTAGTTGACCGTTTCATAGATTGGGCattgcccttggtaagcaatgtcAACGCCGTTGATGGGACAAAGGAATTGGCATTGAAAGGTTTGCGTGAGTTTCTTAATGTTGGGGATATTGGTGGAGTTGAGAGATATGCTTTGCCAATTCTCAAAGCTTGTCAGGTGCTGCTTGAGGATGAGAGAACTTCATTGAGCTTGTTGCATAGGCTTGTTGGGTTATCACTTTGATATCATTAAAGTTCTTGAGGTGCTTTTAGCCTCATTTTTCTGACATTGTTGATTTGCTTTTCGGTTGGGCGTTGGTGTGGACCTTGTTGATTCGGATAGGAAGGTCTGATCGTGGGTTCCGACGATGCCATCAGAAAAAACAATAGCACGTAATAGAGAGAGAAGATAAAAGGGGGAGGCTAGCTCTCTGGAACAGATTTTGGTCTGGAAAGAGGTGTAAAAGAAGAGGAGGGAAGACGATAGTACTAGTGGTGAAGACCGGAGAaaagggtagtttaggaatttcatttaaatttttagggttttgataATTTTGCATGCAAAAGCTATTTTTTTtagtacaaatggtaatttttgtTTTCgatgggtagatatgtcagcgtcTTTAAATTTTGTGGatagaaatggtagtttattcTTCAAAATTATTCTTGTGAAATTGTTACTGAATTGatcctaaattttttgaaaaattacggATAAagatatatttgatttaaataaaaaaaatttagaataaaattaaaataaaataaaacttaagaaaaatttaaaaactttgaACAAACTttaagaattaaaagaaatacTTTACCTTAAATAataatttggtttaatttgtgtgttaagtgttgcTACTTAGCTTTGAATAAACTATACTACTGTAAAAGACTTATAATTAGGAATTAGGTATAGTAATAATCCTTCCTTGCATTATGTGACCATGTACTTTGTACTTTGAGTCAATATATGTGTTTTATTTGTTTATCAACTAGTCATGTGtataaccaacttgggttggtcgaatgGTTAGCTTATTCGTCCGCTTAaataagtgtcgggggttcgaattctgccttgtgcatgcagcaactcattagccagcgacagacccttaaatggagctccgaTCCACGACGGATTAATCCTTGATTTGTCGGGCTAAAGAGATACCGGTATGGAAGCAACAATGCAGATAATTCGAGTGCTAGGACTTCTAGAAGAAATGTTATACTCACTGTTTTTTATATATCTTATATGTATGTTTTATACATTTGGTATAAAAAAATGATTgataaaaaatgttagaaaataaaaatttgtcaAGGTGTATATTTAGTGGTGTAAATATAATTttccatttttattatttttttttggattttaaacattattaaaaaaaactgaaggaataatattattattaaagaaatataattaaagactcagaaagtattaaatttaaatactacacaaatgtaaaaaaaaaaatgaaaattttgttctaaaactttaaattaacAACTCGTCACTGAAGAACAACACTTCTCCCCTCCTCCCCcctctttttttctaaaaatatgtgTGTGTGAAAGTACACATTCAAGATTCAGGTCGATCCTTAGCTATCTTGTCACTTTTTGGTTTGATTGCAACCGTCaccttaaatttattttttatacacgTACTACAAACAATACAATGTGCAAtgtactatttttatttatgtttatttatgtttatagTACTGCTTTGTGATGGACCccaaaaaaactaataataataataataataactagcaGTGAAGATGAATAATAGCTAATGGATAGCAATCATGTTGATGGAGTCCTTATTTTGCATGTTGGCTATGGCAAATGCAGAGGGACATTGTGGCAGATGGCTCGAACCAGAGGATGAAAATTTGTTTTATATTGTTCACAATGACATAATAAATTGAATTCACTTGGATACAAACAAACATTATTGAATAAAAGTAAAAGGGCTTAAATAAATTTTAggataaattacttaaataaattaaaagtatttagatagcgtttggtggagagacaaagatgaaaagactgagactgagagatagagactaagacaaatattgaaataaatctcaatattttgTTTAGTAcaaaatggaaaatagaaattgaaacaagaatgaaattctaatttaatttgtacaaaagaataaaattggaattaattaattgaaatgaaggtattttaggtataaaatgttattaaagtttcagttttcatctctaaaaattttaatctccTATGTCCCTACTTTtttgaggtactgaaatactgaaattttgggggACAGAATCAAAAACTTTATAccagtttctaaaccaataaacaTTATACTGAGTCTCAATCTTTTAGTATCgatctcaatacctcaaaacaaagctactttatatattatataattgtaatatctataaaaaaacttatatttcgcttctcttttatttttgggGCCATGGACGAAGCAAATGTCTTTGTTAACAAGATGGTATTGTTTATGTTGttgaaaatatcaatgaagaggttagtgtaataatatcttttaatttaaGGGATTTTCTGTTAGATTAGAAATAATAATGTTATTgtttattagaaataattttagAGTGGTAGTAATATTATTGATGGTAGTGTTGTTAGATTAGAAATGATAgtgatattatattaaaaatgctAGTATTATTGTTTATTAGTTTTGATAAATATCATTTGAAGTAAAATAGTAGTGACAATGGTGACTAGAGTTAGATAAAAATATTTGAGAATATGTGGTGGACATTGAATTAGGATACGGTTTAGGATAGTGAGTGTTTTGATAAGTAGTTTGGATACGTTATTACGTTAGATATAGTTTGGATggtattaatctattttaatttataaaaattaaaatttagtagttaattattatttttagaatttttattaaatttttattttcatgttgtaatttagtatgtttttttatttggatttcTAATtactcaaattatatatttatcaaaTATGTCTCTATACGACCGTATCATTCTATACTTCGAGGCTGCTAACTTACACCACTTTATTAGGCTAAATAACCATTGATTTAATTTGGATATGTCTAAATGAATCATACTTAACAGAGGCTAACACCATGAAAATCAAAATCTTGTAAACTAATTTTTCCACATGCTTGATTCTATACATTCTAAATTTTTGCAATATATTGGTTTTTCAATCAGCAAAACTACTTGATTCACGGATAAAAACACTTGTTGGATTTTTATTAGCAAACTTTATTGCATCGcatctcttttgttttttttttttttaatttttcctctATGATGCACAAGAGCTAATATCATTAGACATTGTATTTAGCCACTCTACAGTACATACACTCACATTCAAGCTCTATTT includes:
- the LOC112710192 gene encoding cell division control protein 48 homolog C; amino-acid sequence: MGRRNGGRPLFGTLRRRLDSCKSRYTTVDDIVNHLRSTYPDYQRTKQQALTRLVQQVLEPRAKPAAPKVSPTRRVHDDDEDDDEEGGRSAPRRRRNTIDQGEERLQKMEALHLRKRMQGEEEAQGSASTSSASSSSASGSSGSEEEEDDDDDEAVSMSTSEDAIYGEKYEPAFDLMKTMLRNKYTPKKDDNVRKKKPVVEDKNVELEVANNSKVTNELCAVNGGRGEAKAAVKDVNSKGSVSNGTGGGGSDVELKQKTGPRFSDLGGMQDVLEELMEVIVPLYRSELPRELGVTPTTGILLHGPPGCGKTTLAHAIANETGLPFYQISATELVSGVSGASEENIRELFTKAYRTAPSIVFIDEIDSIASKRDNLQREMEKRIVTQLLVSMDQSSSCMQSANDSDSSKVHSGHVLVIGATNRPDALDPALRRPGRFDREIVVGIPDESSREHILTMLTRNLKLEGSLDLKHIARSTPGYVSADLVAVVKEAGNLAIKRILSRRKWELSQGLTRCLGDWWKEPWSHEDVDKLFCTMSDFQEAVKKVQPSLRREGFSSVPNVKWEDVGGLDCLKEEFESSIIRPIKYPEVYQTFEVVNETGILLFGPPGCGKTLIAKAVANEAGANFIHIKGPELLNKFVGESEREVRRVFSRARACSPCIVFFDEVDALSTKRDSEGGSVVERVVNQLLIELNGGDQRQGVFVIGATNRPDVMDEALLRSGRLGKFLYVPVPNADQRFSILKALARKKPADSTVDLRAIAEACENFSGADLAALMNEAAKAAVNEKLTSVEATSDTNTYMPRHFEIALTKVSPSVSPAERRRYERLAERFKVS